In a single window of the Callithrix jacchus isolate 240 chromosome 1, calJac240_pri, whole genome shotgun sequence genome:
- the SBF1 gene encoding myotubularin-related protein 5 isoform X3 — protein MARLADYFVLVAFGPHPRGSGEGQGQILQRFPEKDWEDNPFPQGIELFCQPSGWQLCPERNPPTFFVAVLTDINSERHYCACLTFWEPVEPSQQEITHVEDATEREEEEDEGGQTHLLSTVPAPSVQLFAPKTLVLVSRLDHAEVFRNSLGLIYAIHVEGLNVCLENVIGNLLTCTVPLAGGSQRTISLGAGDRQVIQTPLADSLPVSRCSVALLFRQLGITNVLSLFCAALTEHKVLFLSRSYQRLADACRGLLALLFPLRYSFTYVPILPAQLLEVLSTPTPFIIGVNAAFQAETQELLDVIVADLDGGTVSIPECVHIPPLPEPLQSQTHSVLSMVLDPELELADLAFPPPTTSTSSLKMQDKELRAVFLRLFAQLLQGYRWCLHVVRIHPEPVIRFHKAAFLGQRGLVEDDFLMKVLEGMAFAGFVSERGVPYRPTDLFDELVAHEVARIRADENYPQRVLRHVQELAEQLYKNENPYPAVAMHKVQRPGESSHLRRAPRPFPRLDEGTVQWIVDQAAAKMQGAPPAVKAEKRTTVPSGPPMTAILERGSGLHVNSARRLEVVRNCISYVFEGKMLEAKKLLPAVLRALKGRAARRCLAQELHLHVQQNRAVLDHQQFDFVVRMMNCCLQDCTSLDEHGIAAALLPLVTAFCRKLSPGVTQFAYSCVQEHVVWSTPQFWEAMFYGDVQTHIRALYLEPTEDRAPTQEVGEAPSQEDERSALDVASEQRRLWPTLSREKQQELVQKEESTVFSQAIHYANRMSYLLLPLDSSKSRLLRERAGLGDLESASNSLVTNSMAGSVAESYDTESGFEDAETCDVAGAVVRFINRFVDKVCTESGVTSDHLKGLHVMVPDIVQMHIETLEAVQRESRRLPPIQKPKLLRPRLLPGEECVLDGLRVYLLPDGREEGAGGSAGGPALLPAEGAVFLTTYRVIFTGMPTDPLVGEQVVVRSFPVAALTKEKRISVQTPVDQLLQDGLQLRSCTFQLLKMAFDEEVGSDSAELFRKQLHKLRYPPDVRATFAFTLGSAHTPGRPPRVTKDKGPSLRTLSRNLVKNAKKTIGRQHVTRKKYNPPNWEHRGQPPPEDQEDEISVSEELEPSTLTPSSALKPSDRMTMSSLVERACCRDYQRLGLGTLSSSLSRAKSEPFRISPVNRMYAICRSYPGLLIVPQSVQDNALQRVSRCYRQNRFPVVCWRSGRSKAVLLRSGGLHGKGVVGLFKAQNAPSPGQSQADSSSLEQEKYLQAVVSSMPRYADASGRNTLSGFSSAHMGSHVPSPRARVTTLSNPMAASASRRTAPRGKWGSVRTSGRSSGLGADVGSRLAGRDALAPPQANGGPPDPGFLRPQRAALYILGDKAQFKGVRPDPLQQWELVPIEVFEARQVKASFKKLLKACVPGCPAVEPSPVSFLRSLEDSEWLIQIHRLLQVSVLVVELLDSGSSVLVGLEDGWDITTQVVSLVQLLSDPFYRTLEGFRLLVEKEWLSFGHRFSHRGAHTLAGQSSGFTPVFLQFLDCVHQVHLQFPMEFEFSQFYLKFLGYHHVSRRFRTFLLDSDYERIELGLLYEEKGERRGQLPCRSVWEYVDRLSKRTPVFYNYMYAPEDTEVLRPYSNVSNLKVWEFYTEETLAEGPPYDWELAQGPPEPPEEERSDGGPPQSRRRVVWPCYDSCPRTQPDAISRLLEELQRLETELGRPTERWKDTWDRVKAAQRLEGRPDGRGTPSSLLVSTAPHHRRSLGVYLQEGPVGSTLSLSLDSDQSSGSTASGSRQAARRSTSTLYSQFQTAESENRSYEGTLYKKGAFMKPWKARWFVLDKTKHQLRYYDHRVDTDCKGVIDLAEVEAVAPGTPTMGAPKTVDEKAFFDVKTTRRVYNFCAQDVPSAQQWVDRIQSCLSDA, from the exons ATGGCGCGGCTCGCGGACTACTTCGTGCTGGTGGCGTTCGGGCCGCACCCGCGCG GGAGTGGGGAAGGCCAGGGCCAGATTCTGCAGCGCTTCCCGGAGAAGGACTGGGAGGACAACCCCTTCCCTCAGGGCATCGAGTTG TTTTGCCAGCCCAGTGGGTGGCAGCTGTGTCCTGAGAGGAATCCACCGACCTTCTTTGTTGCTGTCCTCACCGACATCAACTCTGAGCGCCACTACTGCGCCTGCTTGACCTTCTGGGAGCCGGTGGAGCCTTCACAG CAGGAAATTACACATGTGGAGGATGCcacagagagggaggaagaggaggatgagggAGGCCAGACGCACCTGTTGTCCACAGTGCCTGCCCCATCTGTCCAGCTGTTTGCACCCAAGACGCTGGTACTGGTGTCGAGACTTGACCACGCGGAGGTGTTCAGG AACAGCCTCGGCCTCATCTATGCCATCCACGTGGAGGGCCTGAATGTGTGCCTGGAGAACGTGATTGGGAACCTGCTGACGTGCACTGTACCCCTGGCCGGGGGCTCACAG AGGACGATATCTTTGGGGGCTGGTGACCGGCAGGTCATCCAGACTCCACTGGCCGACTCGCTGCCTGTCAGCCGCTGCAGCGTGGCCCTGCTCTTCCGCCAGCTGG GCATCACCAACGTGCTGTCTTTGTTCTGTGCCGCCCTCACGGAGCACAAGGTTCTCTTCCTGTCCCGAAGCTACCAGAGGCTCGCTGATGCCTGCAGGGGCCTCCTGGCCCTGCTGTTTCCTCTCAGATACAG CTTCACCTATGTGCCCATCCTGCCGGCCCAGCTGCTGGAGGTCCTCAGCACACCCACGCCCTTCATCATCGGGGTCAACGCGGCCTTCCAGGCAGAGACCCAGGAGCTG CTGGATGTGATTGTTGCTGATTTGGATGGAGGGACGGTGTCCATCCCTGAGTGTGTGCACATTCCACCCTTGCCAGAGCCACTGCAGAGTCAGACGCACAGTGTTCTCAGCATG GTCCTGGACCCGGAGCTGGAGTTGGCTGACCTCGCCTTCCCTCCACCCACGACGTCCACCTCCTCCCTGAAGATGCAG GACAAGGAGCTTCGTGCCGTCTTCCTGCGGCTCTTTGCTCAGCTGCTGCAGGGCTATCGCTGGTGCCTGCACGTTGTGCGCATCCACCCGGAGCCTGTCATTCGCTTCCATAAG GCAGCCTTCCTGGGCCAGCGTGGGCTGGTGGAGGACGATTTCCTGATGAAGGTGCTGGAGGGCATGGCCTTTGCTGGCTTTGTGTCAGAGCGTGGGGTCCCTTACCGCCCCACGGACCTGTTTGATGAG CTGGTGGCCCATGAGGTGGCACGGATTCGGGCGGACGAGAACTATCCCCAGCGTGTCCTGCGTCACGTCCAGGAACTGGCAGAGCAGCTCTACAAGAAC GAGAACCCATACCCAGCGGTGGCGATGCACAAGGTACAGAGGCCCGGCGAGAGCAGTCACTTACGACGGGCACCCCGGCCCTTCCCCCGGCTGGATGAAGGCACCGTGCAGTGGATCGTGGACCAGGCTGCGGCCAAGATGCAGGGTGCACCCCCAGCCGTGAAGGCTGAGAAGAGGACCACAGTGCCCTCAGGGCCCCCCATGA CTGCCATCCTGGAGCGGGGCAGCGGGCTGCATGTCAACAGCGCCCGGCGGCTGGAGGTCGTGCGCAATTGCATCTCCTACGTGTTTGAGGGGAAGATGCTTGAGGCCAAGAAG ctgctcCCAGCCGTGCTGAGGGCCCTAAAGGGGCGAGCTGCCCGCCGCTGCCTCGCCCAGGAGCTGCACCTGCACGTGCAACAGAACCGCGCAGTTCTGGACCACCAGCAGTTTGACTTTGTGGTCCGTATGATGAACTGCTGCCTGCAG GACTGCACTTCTCTGGATGAGCATGGCATCGCAGCTGCTCTGCTGCCTCTGGTCACAGCCTTCTGCCGG AAGCTGAGCCCGGGGGTGACGCAGTTCGCATACAGCTGTGTGCAGGAGCACGTGGTGTGGAGCACGCCACAGTTCTGGGAGGCCATGTTCTACGGGGACGTGCAGACTCACATCCGGGCCCTATACCTGGAGCCCACTGAGGACCGGGCCCCCACCCAG GAGGTTGGGGAGGCACCTTCCCAGGAGGACGAGCGCTCTGCCCTAGACGTGGCTTCCGAGCAGCGGCGCCTGTGGCCAACCCTGAGCCGTGAGAAACAGCAGGAGCTAGTGCAGAAGGAGGAGAGTACGGTGTTCAGCCAGGCCATCCACTACGCCAACCGTATGAGCTACCTCCTGCTGCCCCTGGACAGCAGCAAGAGCCGCCTGCTTCGGGAACGCGCAGGGCTGGGCGACCTGGAGAGTGCCAGCAACAGCCTGGTCACCAACAG CATGGCTGGCAGTGTGGCCGAGAGTTATGACACGGAGAGCGGCTTTGAGGATGCAGAGACCTGCGATGTAGCTGGGGCTGTGGTCCGGTTCATCAACCGCTTTGTGGACAAAGTGTGCACAGAGAGTGGGGTCACCAGTGACCACCTCAAGGGGCTGCATGTCATGGTGCCAG ACATTGTCCAGATGCACATCGAGACCCTGGAGGCCGTGCAGCGGGAGAGTCGGAGGCTGCCACCCATCCAGAAG CCCAAGCTGCTTCGGCCACGCCTGCTGCCCGGTGAGGAGTGTGTGCTGGACGGCCTGCGTGTCTACCTGCTGCCAGATGGGCGTGAGGAGGGTGCGGGGGGCAGTGCCGGGGGGCCAGCACTGCTCCCAGCTGAGGGCGCCGTCTTCCTCACCACGTACCGGGTCATCTTCACGGGGATGCCCACGGACCCCCTGG TCGGGGAGCAGGTGGTGGTCCGCTCCTTCCCAGTGGCTGCTCTGACCAAGGAGAAGCGTATCAGCGTCCAGACCCCTGTGGACCAGCTCCTGCAGGATGGGCTGCAACTGCGCTCCTGCACATTCCAG CTGCTGAAAATGGCCTTTGATGAGGAGGTGGGGTCTGACAGTGCCGAGCTCTTCCGAAAGCAGCTTCATAAGCTGCGGTACCCACCAGACGTCAGGGCCACCTTCGCATTCaccctgggctctgcccacacACCTGGCCGGCCACCGCGAGTCACCAAGGACAAGGGCCCTTCCCTCAG AACCTTGTCCCGGAACCTGGTCAAGAATGCCAAGAAGACCATTGGGCGGCAGCATGTCACTCGCAAGAAGTACAACCCCCCCAACTGGGAGCACCGGGGCCAGCCGCCCCCTGAGGACCAGGAGGACGAGATCTCAG TGTCAGAGGAGCTGGAGCCCAGCACGCTGACCCCGTCCTCAGCCCTGAAGCCCTCTGACCGCATGACCATGAGCAGCCTGGTGGAAAGGGCTTGCTGCCGTGACTACCAGCGCCTTGGCCTGGGCACTCTGAGCAGCAGCCTGAGCCGGGCCAAGTCTGAGCCTTTCCGCATTTCTCCCGTCAACCGCATGTATGCCATCTGCCGCAG CTACCCGGGGCTGCTGATCGTGCCCCAGAGTGTCCAGGACAATGCCCTGCAGCGCGTGTCCCGCTGCTACCGCCAGAACCGCTTCCCCGTGGTCTGCTGGCGCAGCGGGCGGTCCAAGGCAGTGCTGCTGCGCTCTGGGGGCCTGCACGGCAAAGGTGTCGTCGGCCTCTTCAAGGCCCAGAATGCACCTTCTCCAG GCCAGTCCCAGGCGGACTCCAGTAGCCTGGAGCAGGAGAAGTACCTGCAGGCTGTGGTCAGCTCCATGCCCCGCTACGCGGACGCGTCGGGACGCAACACGCTTAGCGGCTTCTCTTCAGCCCACATGGGCAGTCACG TTCCCAGCCCCAGAGCCAGGGTCACCACGCTGTCCAACCCCATGGCGGCCTCGGCCTCCAGACGGACCGCACCCCGAG GTAAGTGGGGCAGTGTCCGGACCAGTGGGCGCAGCAGTGGGCTTGGCGCCGATGTGGGCTCCCGGCTAGCTGGCAGAGATGCGCTGGCCCCACCCCAGGCCAACGGGGGTCCCCCCGACCCAGGCTTCCTACGGCCGCAGCGAGCAGCCCTCTATATCCTTGGGGACAAAGCCCAGTTCAAG GGTGTGCGGCCAGACCCCCTGCAGCAGTGGGAGCTGGTGCCCATTGAGGTGTTTGAGGCGCGGCAGGTGAAAGCTAGCTTCAAGAAGCTGCTGAAGGCGTGTGTCCCAGGCTGCCCTGCTGTTGAGCCCAGCCCAGTCTCCTTCCTGCGCTCGCTGGAGGACTCAGAGTGGTTGATCCAG ATCCACAGGCTGCTGCAGGTGTCGGTGCTGGTGGTGGAGCTCCTGGATTCAGGCTCTTCTGTGCTGGTGGGCCTGGAGGACGGCTGGGACATCACCACCCAG GTGGTGTCCTTGGTGCAGCTGCTCTCAGACCCCTTCTACCGCACACTGGAGGGCTTCCGCCTGCTGGTGGAGAAGGAGTGGCTGTCTTTTGGTCATCGCTTCAGCCACCGTGGAGCCCACACCCTGGCTGGGCAGAGCAGTGGCTTCACGCCCGTCTTCCTGCAGTTCCTGGACTGCGTACACCAG GTCCACCTGCAGTTCCCCatggagtttgagttcagccagTTCTACCTCAAGTTCCTCGGCTACCACCACGTGTCCCGCCGTTTCCGGACCTTCCTGCTCGACTCTGACTATGAGCGCATTGAGCTGG GGCTGCTGTACGAGGAGAAGGGGGAACGCAGGGGCCAGCTGCCGTGCAGGTCTGTGTGGGAGTATGTGGATCGGCTGAGCAAGAGGACACCCGTGTTCTACAATTACATGTATGCACCCGAGGACACAGAG GTCCTGCGGCCCTATAGCAACGTGTCCAACCTGAAGGTGTGGGAATTCTACACTGAGGAGACGCTGGCCGAGGGCCCTCCCTATGACTGGGAACTGGCCCAGGGGCCCCCTGAACCCCCGGAGGAAGAACGGTCTGACGGAGGCCCTCCCCAGAGCAGGCGCCGTGTGGTGTGGCCCTGCTACGACAGCTGCCCCCGAACCCAGCCTGACGCCATCTCACGCCTGCTAGAG GAGCTGCAGAGGCTGGAGACAGAGTTGGGCCGACCCACTGAGCGCTGGAAGGACACCTGGGACCGGGTGAAGGCTGCGCAGCGCCTCGAAGGCCGGCCAGACGGACGT GGCACCCCTAGCTCCCTCCTAGTGTCCACGGCACCCCACCACCGCCGCTCGCTGGGTGTGTACCTGCAGGAGGGgcctgtgggctccaccctgagCCTCAGCCTGGACAGTGACCAGAGTAGTGGCTCAACTGCATCTGGCTCCCGCCAGGCTGCCCGCCGCAGCACCAGCACCCTGTACAGCCAGTTCCAGACAGCTGAGAGTGAGAACAG GTCCTATGAGGGCACTCTGTACAAGAAGGGGGCCTTCATGAAGCCCTGGAAGGCCCGCTGGTTCGTGTTAGACAAGACCAAGCACCAG CTGCGCTACTATGACCACCGAGTGGACACAGACTGCAAGGGTGTCATCGACCTggcggaggtggaggctgtggccCCTGGCACGCCCACCATGGGCGCTCCCAAAACCGTGGATGAGAAGGCCTTCTTTGAC GTGAAGACCACGCGTCGCGTTTACAACTTCTGTGCCCAGGATGTGCCCTCAGCCCAGCAGTGGGTGGACCGGATCCAGAGCTGCCTGTCAGACGCCTGA